Proteins from one Plodia interpunctella isolate USDA-ARS_2022_Savannah chromosome 3, ilPloInte3.2, whole genome shotgun sequence genomic window:
- the Arms gene encoding kinase D-interacting substrate of 220 kDa B isoform X4, whose product MRKVDSQSSLGRSGSRPSRLLMDSVSSDEGPETERLLSSRLPPAVVAAASGRRESLTAPPSPTDSRKKRDHRHHYKNHLHHLIHWRDIWGGEPHKGHESLHRSESMVSLACFKTLSQLATGDTSATAELQQFLNSNKNINIDDRDENGTTALMCASDNGRAGAVRLLLGAGADAAAADADGWTPLAFAARGGHLAVVKDLLDAGAKVDSRDCGGWTPLMWASYKGHEEVVAYLLEKGADVHAHGNYNINSLVWAAGRRHSGVVQRLLAAGARANSCDKYATSALTWAARAGDVTACAALLRAGADANTAGMYCWTPLLQATHGNHFEIVQMLLEHKPNVNALDKDGYTALAIACKEGFYDIAVALINSGAYINVQDHSKDTPLIHAVKGGHKNIVEALLKKHVDVDLPGKEKKTPVYTAVEKGHVAILKLLLASNPDLEHSTVSGDTPLMRAVRSRNAEMVQLLLERKARVNVADNRGDTALHVAMRARSKQIVEILLRNPKNSQLLYKPNKLKETPYNIDMSYNKTILGQIFGARKLNTNEDNENLLGYELYSAALADMLSEPSLSVPITVGLYARWGSGKSFLLNKLKEEMKNFARQWSESGWSWSWAVWWTSWHAALAVAALAALAGAPAYVAVAVCFALFIAIYLAFYMLWFLGNKYEWWWAGGMLSTMGQKFNSLLLVLQVVFCHPPGPNDPRALPATPIRFHFTEGMKSTGGQEGEAMVVQMLGSLAEALECQYGRVCTRLARAFRPKPVSSTSSWKWRRMCCVPHIVTFELCFLCALVGLCVLVLFLTDKEYDQQRRDVQQGVLFSCAAVCGVALLGNLSSLVLVLAALTLAPRARLRRAVRRGRDAATIKLRPEVQALTNMVSCLDAFTGQQTRLVVVVDALDSCEQEKVLALLNAVHALCSDPKSPFILLLAIDPHIISKVAWMEAVEINSRRAFSESNIGGWDYLRNMVQLPFYLQNSALRRVKTAQATAARRMQAIAADEFSASLQRSVSARRLSSTSELMSSQERIKNQPNKDPGGGGASAARTRRLRPSDSLASSVASGLHRTGVAPSGAADLGRVLLTDDYFSDVNPRSMRRLMNVLYVTGRLLKAFQIEFSWYQLASWVNMTEQWPFRTSWIIYHHETYEDHIDDSTSLKHILEKVKPQISSIREASTLLELDRDERKLEVFLSFHRATLTAADLKVFLPFTINLDPYIKKVIKEEQLQSGAEEEAVIGVMPWGTPQQAAQRHPHSKLFHRKHRSSPPNSSVPAGPVGQVHSVGPGGSPVWVGWANTGPSFLSTMPQAQQTQFQQTNPYNMLRSAFPGLNDTSNIRLSQLSVERVCAVVREALCGGGAAASAALQRHRVCGLALSVCRLADLQPILDLPFGDWELFKLLIINLRELEANMPTSAPTVTVITDKAAETEPDNVKPRPALEHQRSRPSNVEKQPYAEYQVTLEEQMICGALQTLNEEALEDVLQSEPPPPPDEDSTLQLLACAPVSPPALRRDGVLKTGSVRRRDPPAVTFNVENEEDSDDDGRLAFSARPRRPRPASLLAADEAPPPRPAARSRSAEDSTRAEPTDPKLRSLRRTADILRKVSSTERLSKLKDKIMARECTPPRDEPSDDESAPLVSPATAAPASPVAASPRSDVTELESPRAADFDLLPAGKRGAGLAAEPYDLRQLAPGADAGRALWRQDALDAGPPWPWDEPDSAV is encoded by the exons AGCCTCCACCGCAGTGAGTCGATGGTGTCGCTGGCGTGCTTCAAGACGCTCTCGCAGCTTGCGACCGGCGACACCAGCGCCACCGCCGAGCTGCAGCAGTTCCTCAACTCTAACAAGAACATCAACATTGACGACAGAGACGAG AATGGCACGACAGCGCTCATGTGTGCGAGCGACAACGGGCGAGCGGGAGCGGTCCGGTTGCTGCTGGGAGCGGGCGCGGACGCGGCTGCCGCCGACGCGGACGGTTGGACGCCCCTGGCTTTCGCGGCCCGCGGCGGTCACCTCGCCGTTGTCAAGGACCTACTTGACGCCGGGGCTAAAGTCGACTCGAGGGACTGT ggTGGATGGACTCCTCTGATGTGGGCTTCCTATAAAGGACACGAGGAAGTAGTCGCATACCTTCTGGAGAAAGGAGCTGATGTACATGCACATGGcaactataatattaa TTCATTAGTATGGGCAGCGGGTCGCCGTCACAGTGGAGTAGTGCAAAGATTGCTGGCAGCTGGCGCGAGGGCGAACTCTTGCGACAAATATGCAACCTCGGCGTTGACGTGGGCGGCGAGAGCGGGCGATGTGACCGCGTGTGCTGCGTTGTTGCGGGCGGGCGCGGACGCCAACACCGCGGGAATGTATTGCTGGACGCCGCTCTTACAAGCGACGCATG GCAACCACTTCGAAATAGTACAAATGCTATTGGAGCACAAGCCCAACGTTAACGCGTTAGACAAGGATGGATATACAGCGCTTGCGATCGCATGCAAAGAGGGGTTCTATGATATAGCGGTCGCTCTCATCAACTCCGGAGCTTATATTAACGTTCAG GACCACTCAAAAGACACGCCGCTGATCCATGCAGTGAAAGGTGGGCACAAGAACATAGTGGAAGCGTTGCTGAAGAAGCACGTAGACGTGGACCTCCCGGGCAAGGAGAAGAAGACCCCGGTGTACACTGCCGTGGAGAAAGGGCACGTCGCTATACTGAAGCTGCTGTTGGCGTCTAACCCTGATTTGGAACACAGCACTGTT AGCGGCGACACTCCTCTAATGCGCGCCGTGCGTTCGAGAAATGCTGAAATGGTGCAGCTGTTGTTGGAGCGGAAGGCGCGAGTCAATGTGGCCGACAACAGAGGCGATACCGCTTTACATGTGGCCATGCGCGCGCGCTCTAAG cAAATCGTAGAAATCCTTCTCAGGAACCCAAAGAACAGTCAACTTCTATACAAGCCGAACAAGTTAAAAGAGACTCCATACAACATCGACATGAGTTACAACAAGACGATACTGGGCCAGATCTTCGGCGCGCGCAAACTGAACACGAATGAGGACAACGAGAATTTGTTGGGATACGAGTTGTATAGCGCGGCGTTGGCTGATATGTTATCAGAGCCGAGTTTGTCTGTGCCTATCACTGTGGGGCTGTACGCCCGGTGGGGTTCCGGGAAATCTTTTTTGCTCAATAAACTCAAag AGGAGATGAAGAACTTCGCCCGGCAGTGGAGCGAGAGCGGCTGGTCGTGGTCGTGGGCGGTGTGGTGGACGTCGTGGCACGCGGCGCTGGCGGTGGCGGCGCTGGCGGCGCTGGCCGGAGCGCCCGCCTACGTCGCCGTGGCCGTATGCTTCGCGCTCTTCATCGCCATATACCTCGCATTCTACATGCTGTGGTTCTTAGGCAACAA ATACGAATGGTGGTGGGCGGGCGGCATGCTCTCCACAATGGGTCAGAAGTTCAACTCATTACTGTTGGTGTTACAAGTGGTATTCTGCCACCCGCCCGGACCCAACGACCCAAGGGCCTTGCCCGCTACACCAATAAG ATTCCACTTCACAGAGGGCATGAAGAGCACCGGCGGGCAAGAAGGAGAAGCGATGGTGGTGCAGATGCTGGGGTCATTGGCCGAGGCGCTGGAGTGCCAGTACGGACGCGTGTGCACGCGACTCGCGAGGGCTTTCAGACCCAAACCCGTGTCCAGTACTTCCAGTTGGAA ATGGCGCCGCATGTGCTGCGTGCCGCACATCGTGACGTTTGAGCTGTGCTTCCTGTGTGCGCTCGTCGGTCTGTGTGTCCTCGTGCTGTTCCTCACAGACAAGGAATATGATCAACA GCGGCGTGACGTGCAGCAAGGAGTGTTGTTCAGCTGCGCGGCGGTGTGCGGCGTGGCGCTGCTGGGCAACCTCAGCTCGCTGGTGCTGGTGCTGGCGGCGCTGACGCTggcgccgcgcgcgcggcTGCGGCGCGCCGTCCGCCGCGGCCGGGACGCCGCCACCATCAAGCTGAGGCCCGAGGTGCAGGCGCTCACTAACATG GTTTCTTGCTTAGACGCATTCACCGGACAGCAGACCCGGCTAGTGGTGGTCGTGGACGCGCTCGACAGCTGCGAACAAGAGAAAGTTCTCGCCCTCCTCAACGCCGTACACGCTCTCTGCTCAGACCCGAAGAGCCCCTTCATACTGCTGCTGGCCATCGACCCCCATATTATAAGCAAG GTTGCTTGGATGGAG GCCGTGGAAATAAACAGTCGGCGTGCGTTTTCTGAAAGTAACATCGGAGGGTGGGACTACTTGCGCAACATGGTGCAGCTTCCCTTCTACCTCCAGAACTCTGCGCTGCGGCGCGTGAAGACAGCGCAGGCCACCGCCGCGCGGCGCATGCAGGCCATTGCTGCGGACGAGTTCAGTGCTTCGCTGCAGAGATCT gtaTCAGCTCGCCGTCTATCATCAACTTCAGAGCTTATGTCAAGTCAGGAACGCATTAAGAATCAGCCAAATAAGGACCCCGGCGGTGGGGGGGCCTCTGCCGCTCGGACGCGGAGACTTCGCCCTTCAGATTCCCTGGCGTCGTCAGTCGCTTCAGGGCTTCACAGGACAGGCGTAGCGCCCTCTGGCGCTGCAGATCTGGGGAGAGTGCTCTTGACAGACGATTACTTTAGCGATGTCAACCCTAGGAGCATGAGGAGGCTGATGAACGTGCTGTATGTTACTG GTCGTCTCCTGAAGGCGTTCCAGATAGAGTTCAGCTGGTACCAGCTCGCGTCATGGGTGAACATGACGGAGCAGTGGCCCTTCCGCACCTCCTGGATCATCTACCACCACGAGACCTACGAGGACCACATTGACGACTCTACTTCGCTCAAACATATCCTGGAGAA GGTTAAGCCTCAAATAAGCAGCATCCGCGAGGCCAGCACGCTGCTGGAGCTGGACCGCGACGAGCGCAAGCTGGAGGTGTTCCTCAGCTTCCACCGCGCCACGCTCACCGCCGCCGACCTCAAGGTCTTCCTGCCCTTCACCATCAACCTGGACCCCTACATCAAGAAGGTCATCAAAG AGGAGCAGCTACAATCAGGCGCGGAGGAGGAAGCCGTGATAGGAGTCATGCCTTGGGGCACGCCGCAGCAGGCAGCCCAGCGACATCCCCATTCCAAACTCTTTCACAGGAAGCAT CGTTCCTCCCCGCCAAATTCATCTGTGCCAGCGGGCCCCGTAGGTCAAGTGCACAGCGTGGGCCCGGGCGGGTCCCCGGTGTGGGTGGGCTGGGCCAACACGGGCCCCAGCTTTTTATCCACGATGCCCCAGGCACAGCAAACGCAATTCCAACAGACCAACCCGTATAACATGCTGAGGTCGGCCTTCCCTGGATTG AACGACACGTCGAACATCCGTTTGTCCCAACTGAGCGTGGAGCGCGTGTGCGCGGTGGTGCGCGAGGCGCtgtgcggcggcggcgcggccgCCAGCGCGGCGCTGCAGCGGCACCGCGTGTGCGGGCTGGCGCTCTCCGTCTGCCGGCTGGCCGACCTGCAGCCG attttagaTCTGCCGTTCGGCGATTGGGAACTATTCAAACTCCTCATTATCAATCTTCGCGAACTAGAAGCTAACATGCCGACGAGCGCACCCACCGTCAcag TAATAACCGACAAAGCGGCTGAGACAGAACCAGACAATGTCAAACCGAGGCCGGCTTTGGAACACCAAAGAAGCAGACCATCTAATGTTGAGAAACAG cCTTACGCGGAATACCAG GTGACTCTAGAAGAGCAGATGATCTGCGGCGCGCTGCAGACCCTGAACGAGGAGGCGCTGGAGGACGTGCTGCAGTCGGAGCCCCCCCCGCCCCCAG ACGAGGACAGCACGCTGCAGCTGTTGGCGTGTGCCCCCGTTAGCCCTCCCGCGCTGCGCCGCGACGGCGTGCTGAAGACCGGCTCCGTGCGGCGCCGCGACCCCCCCGCCGTCACCTTCAACGTCGAGAACGAGGAGGACTCCGACGACGACGGCCGCCTCGCCTTCAGCGCGCGCCcccgccgcccgcgccccgCCTCGCTGCTGGCGGCGGACGAGGCGCCCCCGCCGCGTCCCGCCGCCCGCTCCCGCTCCGCCGAGGACTCCACCCGCGCCGAGCCCACCGACCCCAAGCTGCGCTCGCTGCGCCGCACCGCCGACATCCTGCGCAAGGTGAGCTCCACGGAGCGGCTCTCGAAGCTGAAGGACAAGATCATGGCCCGCGAGTGCACTCCGCCGCGCGACGAGCCCAGCGACGACGAGTCGGCGCCGCTCGTGTCGCCGGCGACGGCTGCGCCCGCGTCGCCCGTCGCCGCGTCGCCGCGCTCGGATGTGACGGAGCTGGAGTCGCCGCGCGCGGCCGACTTCGACCTGCTGCCGGCGGGCAAGCGCGGCGCGGGGCTGGCGGCGGAGCCCTACGACCTGCGGCAGCTGGCGCCGGGCGCGGACGCGGGCCGGGCGCTGTGGCGACAGGACGCGCTGGACGCCGGCCCGCCCTGGCCCTGGGACGAGCCCGACTCCGCCGTCTGA
- the Arms gene encoding kinase D-interacting substrate of 220 kDa B isoform X10, producing the protein MVSLACFKTLSQLATGDTSATAELQQFLNSNKNINIDDRDENGTTALMCASDNGRAGAVRLLLGAGADAAAADADGWTPLAFAARGGHLAVVKDLLDAGAKVDSRDCGGWTPLMWASYKGHEEVVAYLLEKGADVHAHGNYNINSLVWAAGRRHSGVVQRLLAAGARANSCDKYATSALTWAARAGDVTACAALLRAGADANTAGMYCWTPLLQATHGNHFEIVQMLLEHKPNVNALDKDGYTALAIACKEGFYDIAVALINSGAYINVQDHSKDTPLIHAVKGGHKNIVEALLKKHVDVDLPGKEKKTPVYTAVEKGHVAILKLLLASNPDLEHSTVSGDTPLMRAVRSRNAEMVQLLLERKARVNVADNRGDTALHVAMRARSKQIVEILLRNPKNSQLLYKPNKLKETPYNIDMSYNKTILGQIFGARKLNTNEDNENLLGYELYSAALADMLSEPSLSVPITVGLYARWGSGKSFLLNKLKEEMKNFARQWSESGWSWSWAVWWTSWHAALAVAALAALAGAPAYVAVAVCFALFIAIYLAFYMLWFLGNKYEWWWAGGMLSTMGQKFNSLLLVLQVVFCHPPGPNDPRALPATPIRFHFTEGMKSTGGQEGEAMVVQMLGSLAEALECQYGRVCTRLARAFRPKPVSSTSSWKWRRMCCVPHIVTFELCFLCALVGLCVLVLFLTDKEYDQQRRDVQQGVLFSCAAVCGVALLGNLSSLVLVLAALTLAPRARLRRAVRRGRDAATIKLRPEVQALTNMVSCLDAFTGQQTRLVVVVDALDSCEQEKVLALLNAVHALCSDPKSPFILLLAIDPHIISKVAWMEAVEINSRRAFSESNIGGWDYLRNMVQLPFYLQNSALRRVKTAQATAARRMQAIAADEFSASLQRSVSARRLSSTSELMSSQERIKNQPNKDPGGGGASAARTRRLRPSDSLASSVASGLHRTGVAPSGAADLGRVLLTDDYFSDVNPRSMRRLMNVLYVTGRLLKAFQIEFSWYQLASWVNMTEQWPFRTSWIIYHHETYEDHIDDSTSLKHILEKVKPQISSIREASTLLELDRDERKLEVFLSFHRATLTAADLKVFLPFTINLDPYIKKVIKEEQLQSGAEEEAVIGVMPWGTPQQAAQRHPHSKLFHRKHRSSPPNSSVPAGPVGQVHSVGPGGSPVWVGWANTGPSFLSTMPQAQQTQFQQTNPYNMLRSAFPGLNDTSNIRLSQLSVERVCAVVREALCGGGAAASAALQRHRVCGLALSVCRLADLQPILDLPFGDWELFKLLIINLRELEANMPTSAPTVTVITDKAAETEPDNVKPRPALEHQRSRPSNVEKQPYAEYQVTLEEQMICGALQTLNEEALEDVLQSEPPPPPDEDSTLQLLACAPVSPPALRRDGVLKTGSVRRRDPPAVTFNVENEEDSDDDGRLAFSARPRRPRPASLLAADEAPPPRPAARSRSAEDSTRAEPTDPKLRSLRRTADILRKVSSTERLSKLKDKIMARECTPPRDEPSDDESAPLVSPATAAPASPVAASPRSDVTELESPRAADFDLLPAGKRGAGLAAEPYDLRQLAPGADAGRALWRQDALDAGPPWPWDEPDSAV; encoded by the exons ATGGTGTCGCTGGCGTGCTTCAAGACGCTCTCGCAGCTTGCGACCGGCGACACCAGCGCCACCGCCGAGCTGCAGCAGTTCCTCAACTCTAACAAGAACATCAACATTGACGACAGAGACGAG AATGGCACGACAGCGCTCATGTGTGCGAGCGACAACGGGCGAGCGGGAGCGGTCCGGTTGCTGCTGGGAGCGGGCGCGGACGCGGCTGCCGCCGACGCGGACGGTTGGACGCCCCTGGCTTTCGCGGCCCGCGGCGGTCACCTCGCCGTTGTCAAGGACCTACTTGACGCCGGGGCTAAAGTCGACTCGAGGGACTGT ggTGGATGGACTCCTCTGATGTGGGCTTCCTATAAAGGACACGAGGAAGTAGTCGCATACCTTCTGGAGAAAGGAGCTGATGTACATGCACATGGcaactataatattaa TTCATTAGTATGGGCAGCGGGTCGCCGTCACAGTGGAGTAGTGCAAAGATTGCTGGCAGCTGGCGCGAGGGCGAACTCTTGCGACAAATATGCAACCTCGGCGTTGACGTGGGCGGCGAGAGCGGGCGATGTGACCGCGTGTGCTGCGTTGTTGCGGGCGGGCGCGGACGCCAACACCGCGGGAATGTATTGCTGGACGCCGCTCTTACAAGCGACGCATG GCAACCACTTCGAAATAGTACAAATGCTATTGGAGCACAAGCCCAACGTTAACGCGTTAGACAAGGATGGATATACAGCGCTTGCGATCGCATGCAAAGAGGGGTTCTATGATATAGCGGTCGCTCTCATCAACTCCGGAGCTTATATTAACGTTCAG GACCACTCAAAAGACACGCCGCTGATCCATGCAGTGAAAGGTGGGCACAAGAACATAGTGGAAGCGTTGCTGAAGAAGCACGTAGACGTGGACCTCCCGGGCAAGGAGAAGAAGACCCCGGTGTACACTGCCGTGGAGAAAGGGCACGTCGCTATACTGAAGCTGCTGTTGGCGTCTAACCCTGATTTGGAACACAGCACTGTT AGCGGCGACACTCCTCTAATGCGCGCCGTGCGTTCGAGAAATGCTGAAATGGTGCAGCTGTTGTTGGAGCGGAAGGCGCGAGTCAATGTGGCCGACAACAGAGGCGATACCGCTTTACATGTGGCCATGCGCGCGCGCTCTAAG cAAATCGTAGAAATCCTTCTCAGGAACCCAAAGAACAGTCAACTTCTATACAAGCCGAACAAGTTAAAAGAGACTCCATACAACATCGACATGAGTTACAACAAGACGATACTGGGCCAGATCTTCGGCGCGCGCAAACTGAACACGAATGAGGACAACGAGAATTTGTTGGGATACGAGTTGTATAGCGCGGCGTTGGCTGATATGTTATCAGAGCCGAGTTTGTCTGTGCCTATCACTGTGGGGCTGTACGCCCGGTGGGGTTCCGGGAAATCTTTTTTGCTCAATAAACTCAAag AGGAGATGAAGAACTTCGCCCGGCAGTGGAGCGAGAGCGGCTGGTCGTGGTCGTGGGCGGTGTGGTGGACGTCGTGGCACGCGGCGCTGGCGGTGGCGGCGCTGGCGGCGCTGGCCGGAGCGCCCGCCTACGTCGCCGTGGCCGTATGCTTCGCGCTCTTCATCGCCATATACCTCGCATTCTACATGCTGTGGTTCTTAGGCAACAA ATACGAATGGTGGTGGGCGGGCGGCATGCTCTCCACAATGGGTCAGAAGTTCAACTCATTACTGTTGGTGTTACAAGTGGTATTCTGCCACCCGCCCGGACCCAACGACCCAAGGGCCTTGCCCGCTACACCAATAAG ATTCCACTTCACAGAGGGCATGAAGAGCACCGGCGGGCAAGAAGGAGAAGCGATGGTGGTGCAGATGCTGGGGTCATTGGCCGAGGCGCTGGAGTGCCAGTACGGACGCGTGTGCACGCGACTCGCGAGGGCTTTCAGACCCAAACCCGTGTCCAGTACTTCCAGTTGGAA ATGGCGCCGCATGTGCTGCGTGCCGCACATCGTGACGTTTGAGCTGTGCTTCCTGTGTGCGCTCGTCGGTCTGTGTGTCCTCGTGCTGTTCCTCACAGACAAGGAATATGATCAACA GCGGCGTGACGTGCAGCAAGGAGTGTTGTTCAGCTGCGCGGCGGTGTGCGGCGTGGCGCTGCTGGGCAACCTCAGCTCGCTGGTGCTGGTGCTGGCGGCGCTGACGCTggcgccgcgcgcgcggcTGCGGCGCGCCGTCCGCCGCGGCCGGGACGCCGCCACCATCAAGCTGAGGCCCGAGGTGCAGGCGCTCACTAACATG GTTTCTTGCTTAGACGCATTCACCGGACAGCAGACCCGGCTAGTGGTGGTCGTGGACGCGCTCGACAGCTGCGAACAAGAGAAAGTTCTCGCCCTCCTCAACGCCGTACACGCTCTCTGCTCAGACCCGAAGAGCCCCTTCATACTGCTGCTGGCCATCGACCCCCATATTATAAGCAAG GTTGCTTGGATGGAG GCCGTGGAAATAAACAGTCGGCGTGCGTTTTCTGAAAGTAACATCGGAGGGTGGGACTACTTGCGCAACATGGTGCAGCTTCCCTTCTACCTCCAGAACTCTGCGCTGCGGCGCGTGAAGACAGCGCAGGCCACCGCCGCGCGGCGCATGCAGGCCATTGCTGCGGACGAGTTCAGTGCTTCGCTGCAGAGATCT gtaTCAGCTCGCCGTCTATCATCAACTTCAGAGCTTATGTCAAGTCAGGAACGCATTAAGAATCAGCCAAATAAGGACCCCGGCGGTGGGGGGGCCTCTGCCGCTCGGACGCGGAGACTTCGCCCTTCAGATTCCCTGGCGTCGTCAGTCGCTTCAGGGCTTCACAGGACAGGCGTAGCGCCCTCTGGCGCTGCAGATCTGGGGAGAGTGCTCTTGACAGACGATTACTTTAGCGATGTCAACCCTAGGAGCATGAGGAGGCTGATGAACGTGCTGTATGTTACTG GTCGTCTCCTGAAGGCGTTCCAGATAGAGTTCAGCTGGTACCAGCTCGCGTCATGGGTGAACATGACGGAGCAGTGGCCCTTCCGCACCTCCTGGATCATCTACCACCACGAGACCTACGAGGACCACATTGACGACTCTACTTCGCTCAAACATATCCTGGAGAA GGTTAAGCCTCAAATAAGCAGCATCCGCGAGGCCAGCACGCTGCTGGAGCTGGACCGCGACGAGCGCAAGCTGGAGGTGTTCCTCAGCTTCCACCGCGCCACGCTCACCGCCGCCGACCTCAAGGTCTTCCTGCCCTTCACCATCAACCTGGACCCCTACATCAAGAAGGTCATCAAAG AGGAGCAGCTACAATCAGGCGCGGAGGAGGAAGCCGTGATAGGAGTCATGCCTTGGGGCACGCCGCAGCAGGCAGCCCAGCGACATCCCCATTCCAAACTCTTTCACAGGAAGCAT CGTTCCTCCCCGCCAAATTCATCTGTGCCAGCGGGCCCCGTAGGTCAAGTGCACAGCGTGGGCCCGGGCGGGTCCCCGGTGTGGGTGGGCTGGGCCAACACGGGCCCCAGCTTTTTATCCACGATGCCCCAGGCACAGCAAACGCAATTCCAACAGACCAACCCGTATAACATGCTGAGGTCGGCCTTCCCTGGATTG AACGACACGTCGAACATCCGTTTGTCCCAACTGAGCGTGGAGCGCGTGTGCGCGGTGGTGCGCGAGGCGCtgtgcggcggcggcgcggccgCCAGCGCGGCGCTGCAGCGGCACCGCGTGTGCGGGCTGGCGCTCTCCGTCTGCCGGCTGGCCGACCTGCAGCCG attttagaTCTGCCGTTCGGCGATTGGGAACTATTCAAACTCCTCATTATCAATCTTCGCGAACTAGAAGCTAACATGCCGACGAGCGCACCCACCGTCAcag TAATAACCGACAAAGCGGCTGAGACAGAACCAGACAATGTCAAACCGAGGCCGGCTTTGGAACACCAAAGAAGCAGACCATCTAATGTTGAGAAACAG cCTTACGCGGAATACCAG GTGACTCTAGAAGAGCAGATGATCTGCGGCGCGCTGCAGACCCTGAACGAGGAGGCGCTGGAGGACGTGCTGCAGTCGGAGCCCCCCCCGCCCCCAG ACGAGGACAGCACGCTGCAGCTGTTGGCGTGTGCCCCCGTTAGCCCTCCCGCGCTGCGCCGCGACGGCGTGCTGAAGACCGGCTCCGTGCGGCGCCGCGACCCCCCCGCCGTCACCTTCAACGTCGAGAACGAGGAGGACTCCGACGACGACGGCCGCCTCGCCTTCAGCGCGCGCCcccgccgcccgcgccccgCCTCGCTGCTGGCGGCGGACGAGGCGCCCCCGCCGCGTCCCGCCGCCCGCTCCCGCTCCGCCGAGGACTCCACCCGCGCCGAGCCCACCGACCCCAAGCTGCGCTCGCTGCGCCGCACCGCCGACATCCTGCGCAAGGTGAGCTCCACGGAGCGGCTCTCGAAGCTGAAGGACAAGATCATGGCCCGCGAGTGCACTCCGCCGCGCGACGAGCCCAGCGACGACGAGTCGGCGCCGCTCGTGTCGCCGGCGACGGCTGCGCCCGCGTCGCCCGTCGCCGCGTCGCCGCGCTCGGATGTGACGGAGCTGGAGTCGCCGCGCGCGGCCGACTTCGACCTGCTGCCGGCGGGCAAGCGCGGCGCGGGGCTGGCGGCGGAGCCCTACGACCTGCGGCAGCTGGCGCCGGGCGCGGACGCGGGCCGGGCGCTGTGGCGACAGGACGCGCTGGACGCCGGCCCGCCCTGGCCCTGGGACGAGCCCGACTCCGCCGTCTGA